From Camelina sativa cultivar DH55 chromosome 7, Cs, whole genome shotgun sequence, one genomic window encodes:
- the LOC104700716 gene encoding uncharacterized protein LOC104700716 isoform X1 has translation MDPAARNLYRATSPEYMEDGTPKVTIPSHVLLQGIENQKEYVLGQFYRCSPPPNGLIHAVLNRIWGRKCKIFMRKLDGSRFLFHIPDASTIAWVLQRGIWHVDDCLMFVAPWSDAETFDLLEISTIPVWVTLKNIPHRLYSIPGISHIASGLGAPMATYKPRLDPSLMGEAKILVEVELSKAFPPRIAAADKRGNISMVNVEYAWIPAVCGDCGQLGHKASRCLHPHLPNEKITQLVSKDVTAPTIVSISSLCALVSPITLPSEPPVAPITTTTKIQLDTALAVDASQIQVIEESTEVADCHTIVEAGIVTEAVYSVETVTEIAGSHEHALSEREVRHVMTNNRFNHLGSSFSDGESLESDGDSIESDDSDTESRILDQMTPAGQ, from the exons ATGGATCCGGCAGCAAGAAATCTTTACAGAGCTACCTCACCGGAGTATATGGAAGACGGTACTCCAAAAGTAACAATTCCGAGTCATGTCTTGTTGCAAGGTATTGAGAATCAGAAGGAATATGTTTTAGGTCAGTTCTATAGATGTAGTCCTCCTCCTAATGGCTTGATTCATGCAGTGTTAAATAGAATTTGGGGTAGAAAGTGTAAGATCTTTATGCGCAAGTTAGATGGTTCAAGATTTCTCTTCCATATCCCAGATGCTTCAACCATAGCGTGGGTTCTCCAAAGAGGAATATGGCATGTTGATGATTGTCTTATGTTTGTTGCTCCTTGGTCTGATGCAGAAACATTTGATCTCCTAGAGATATCAACTATTCCTGTCTGGGTAACACTCAAAAATATACCACACAGGTTGTACTCAATTCCAGGAATTAGTCATATTGCATCAGGTTTAGGTGCTCCTATGGCTACGTATAAAC CAAGACTTGACCCTTCCTTAATGGGGGAGGCCAAGATATTGGTGGAAGTGGAGCTGAGTAAAGCTTTCCCTCCTAGGATTGCTGCAGCTGACAAAAGGGGTAACATTTCTATGGTGAATGTTGAGTATGCTTGGATCCCAGCGGTTTGTGGAGATTGTGGACAGTTAGGGCATAAGGCCTCCCGCTGTTTGCACCCCCATCTGCCGAATGAAAAAATTACTCAGCTGGTTTCAAAAGATGTCACCGCTCCTACTATTGTAAGTATTTCTAGTCTCTGTGCTTTGGTATCACCAATCACTCTTCCATCTGAGCCTCCAGTTGCTCCTATTACCACAACCACAAAAATCCAACTCGATACAGCTCTAGCAGTTGATGCTAGCCAAATCCAAGTCATAGAGGAAAGCACCGAGGTGGCAGATTGTCATACAATTGTTGAAGCTGGAATTGTAACTGAGGCTGTTTACTCAGTTGAAACAGTTACTGAAATAGCAGGCTCACATGAACATGCTCTTAGTGAACGTGAGGTAAGACATGTCATGACTAACAACAGGTTTAACCATTTGGGGTCTTCGTTTTCAGATGGAGAGTCACTTGAGTCAGATGGAGATTCAATTGAGTCCGATGATTCCGACACTGAGTCGAGAATATTGGATCAAATGACTCCGGCTGGACAATGA
- the LOC104700717 gene encoding alpha carbonic anhydrase 2-like isoform X3 has product MDKVSIQCFIFLVLTSFVATVWCLSATTDYREVEDEREFSYERNKENGPEKWGKLKPEWKLCGKGELQSPIDLMNKRVRLVTDFQKLTKDYKPCNATLINRGHDMMLRFEEDEGPGSFKINGTEYKLLQLHWHSPSEHTINGRRFALELHMVHESKNGSMAVVTVLYKIGRPNSFLKLLEQKLVAITDQHDAERNVVMIDPNKIKTESRNYYRYIGSLTTPPCTQNITWTILKKVICRYELCRKAK; this is encoded by the exons ATGGATAAGGTATCTATCCAATGCTTTATCTTCTTAGTTCTCACCAGCTTCGTTGCCACCGTTTGGTGTTTGAGTGCTACAACAGATTATAGAGAAGTTG AGGATGAAAGGGAGTTCAGCTACGAGCGGAACAAAGAGAACGGACCAGAGAAATGGGGAAAGCTAAAACCGGAATGGAAACTGTGCGGAAAAGGAGAGTTGCAATCTCCAATTGATCTTATGAACAAAAGAGTTAGACTTGTTACTGATTTCCAAAAGCTTACTAAAGATTACAAACCTTGCAACGCCACTCTCATAAATAGAGGCCATGATATGATG CTGAGgtttgaagaagacgaagggcCAGGAAGTTTTAAGATCAATGGAACTGAATATAAACTCCTACAGCTTCATTGGCATTCTCCCTCTGAACATACTATCAATGGAAGAAG GTTTGCTTTAGAGCTGCACATGGTTCACGAAAGCAAGAACGGAAGTATGGCTGTAGTCACAGTTCTGTACAAAATCGGAAGACCAAACTCCTTTCTCAAATTG ttggAACAAAAATTGGTGGCCATTACAGATCAACATGATGCCGAGAGAAATGTAGTAATGATCGATCCAAATAAAATTAAGACTGAGAGCAGGAACTATTATAGATATATTGGATCACTTACCACTCCTCCTTGTACGCAAAATATTACATGGACCATCTTGAAAAAG GTAATTTGTAGATACGAACTGTGTCGAAAAGCCAAGTGA
- the LOC104700716 gene encoding uncharacterized protein LOC104700716 isoform X2 gives MDPAARNLYRATSPEYMEDGTPKVTIPSHVLLQVLNRIWGRKCKIFMRKLDGSRFLFHIPDASTIAWVLQRGIWHVDDCLMFVAPWSDAETFDLLEISTIPVWVTLKNIPHRLYSIPGISHIASGLGAPMATYKPRLDPSLMGEAKILVEVELSKAFPPRIAAADKRGNISMVNVEYAWIPAVCGDCGQLGHKASRCLHPHLPNEKITQLVSKDVTAPTIVSISSLCALVSPITLPSEPPVAPITTTTKIQLDTALAVDASQIQVIEESTEVADCHTIVEAGIVTEAVYSVETVTEIAGSHEHALSEREVRHVMTNNRFNHLGSSFSDGESLESDGDSIESDDSDTESRILDQMTPAGQ, from the exons ATGGATCCGGCAGCAAGAAATCTTTACAGAGCTACCTCACCGGAGTATATGGAAGACGGTACTCCAAAAGTAACAATTCCGAGTCATGTCTTGTTGCAAG TGTTAAATAGAATTTGGGGTAGAAAGTGTAAGATCTTTATGCGCAAGTTAGATGGTTCAAGATTTCTCTTCCATATCCCAGATGCTTCAACCATAGCGTGGGTTCTCCAAAGAGGAATATGGCATGTTGATGATTGTCTTATGTTTGTTGCTCCTTGGTCTGATGCAGAAACATTTGATCTCCTAGAGATATCAACTATTCCTGTCTGGGTAACACTCAAAAATATACCACACAGGTTGTACTCAATTCCAGGAATTAGTCATATTGCATCAGGTTTAGGTGCTCCTATGGCTACGTATAAAC CAAGACTTGACCCTTCCTTAATGGGGGAGGCCAAGATATTGGTGGAAGTGGAGCTGAGTAAAGCTTTCCCTCCTAGGATTGCTGCAGCTGACAAAAGGGGTAACATTTCTATGGTGAATGTTGAGTATGCTTGGATCCCAGCGGTTTGTGGAGATTGTGGACAGTTAGGGCATAAGGCCTCCCGCTGTTTGCACCCCCATCTGCCGAATGAAAAAATTACTCAGCTGGTTTCAAAAGATGTCACCGCTCCTACTATTGTAAGTATTTCTAGTCTCTGTGCTTTGGTATCACCAATCACTCTTCCATCTGAGCCTCCAGTTGCTCCTATTACCACAACCACAAAAATCCAACTCGATACAGCTCTAGCAGTTGATGCTAGCCAAATCCAAGTCATAGAGGAAAGCACCGAGGTGGCAGATTGTCATACAATTGTTGAAGCTGGAATTGTAACTGAGGCTGTTTACTCAGTTGAAACAGTTACTGAAATAGCAGGCTCACATGAACATGCTCTTAGTGAACGTGAGGTAAGACATGTCATGACTAACAACAGGTTTAACCATTTGGGGTCTTCGTTTTCAGATGGAGAGTCACTTGAGTCAGATGGAGATTCAATTGAGTCCGATGATTCCGACACTGAGTCGAGAATATTGGATCAAATGACTCCGGCTGGACAATGA
- the LOC104700717 gene encoding alpha carbonic anhydrase 2-like isoform X1 has translation MDKVSIQCFIFLVLTSFVATVWCLSATTDYREVEDEREFSYERNKENGPEKWGKLKPEWKLCGKGELQSPIDLMNKRVRLVTDFQKLTKDYKPCNATLINRGHDMMLRFEEDEGPGSFKINGTEYKLLQLHWHSPSEHTINGRRFALELHMVHESKNGSMAVVTVLYKIGRPNSFLKLLEQKLVAITDQHDAERNVVMIDPNKIKTESRNYYRYIGSLTTPPCTQNITWTILKKIRTVSKSQVNLLRVAVHDDSNSNARPVQPTNKRVIHLYRPKSS, from the exons ATGGATAAGGTATCTATCCAATGCTTTATCTTCTTAGTTCTCACCAGCTTCGTTGCCACCGTTTGGTGTTTGAGTGCTACAACAGATTATAGAGAAGTTG AGGATGAAAGGGAGTTCAGCTACGAGCGGAACAAAGAGAACGGACCAGAGAAATGGGGAAAGCTAAAACCGGAATGGAAACTGTGCGGAAAAGGAGAGTTGCAATCTCCAATTGATCTTATGAACAAAAGAGTTAGACTTGTTACTGATTTCCAAAAGCTTACTAAAGATTACAAACCTTGCAACGCCACTCTCATAAATAGAGGCCATGATATGATG CTGAGgtttgaagaagacgaagggcCAGGAAGTTTTAAGATCAATGGAACTGAATATAAACTCCTACAGCTTCATTGGCATTCTCCCTCTGAACATACTATCAATGGAAGAAG GTTTGCTTTAGAGCTGCACATGGTTCACGAAAGCAAGAACGGAAGTATGGCTGTAGTCACAGTTCTGTACAAAATCGGAAGACCAAACTCCTTTCTCAAATTG ttggAACAAAAATTGGTGGCCATTACAGATCAACATGATGCCGAGAGAAATGTAGTAATGATCGATCCAAATAAAATTAAGACTGAGAGCAGGAACTATTATAGATATATTGGATCACTTACCACTCCTCCTTGTACGCAAAATATTACATGGACCATCTTGAAAAAG ATACGAACTGTGTCGAAAAGCCAAGTGAATTTACTCCGAGTAGCTGTTCATGAT GATTCGAATTCAAATGCGAGGCCGGTTCAACCTACAAATAAGCGTGTGATACACTTATACAGGCCAAAATCTTCATga
- the LOC104700713 gene encoding receptor-like protein 12, with protein MLFLFTNVKFSLYNQKMSFILRSFCFVFLVSSFLNTFISATQHLCNQDQKDALLEFKKEFGIQKPTFVYFDVSSYPKTTSWVNNSDCCSWDGITCDAMSGNVVGLNLSSSCLHGQLESTSSLFRLLHLRDLNLAYNNFTGSPIPPGFDKLMELERLNLARSSFSGPTPTKLLQLTKLVSLNLSYSSFAIDESFLRLLAQNLSNLRELDMSFSNISSKIPHEFSNMSSLRLLHLVECNLLEEFPSSIFLIPKLESIALDYNLNLRGNLPIFQENNSLLEISLYNTAFSGTIPDSIGSLKHLVSLTLSYSKFSGKIPFSLGNLSHLTNLDLSSNGFVGEVPSSIGNLKQMTYFNVERNKLSGDLTSTILNFTQLRSLALSSNQFTGSFPPNISQLSKLIYFGVCENYFTGATLPSLVKIPSLTHIYLDYSQHQDLVGVENISMLPNIQYIKIINRIDYNKVSPVDLNIFLPLKQLILLALLGVPVSTANITSDSDLTSQMEELYLPGCNITEFPEFIKYRRNVASIDLSNNKIKGQVPEWLWRLPKLSDVNLSNNSLSGYNGSFKGYHGSQILSVDLRSNYFQGPVFIPSKSILYFLGSKNNFTGEIPRSLCELRSLYVLDLSDNNLHGSVPWCLETQMSYLFDLNLRNNMLSGHLPEIFMNAKNLGSLDVSYNRIEGKLPASLIGCSALEVLNVGRNRINDMFPFHLNSLQKLQVLVLNSNKFHGTLHNADGVFFGFPDLKIIDVSHNDFIGTLPSDFFVNWTVMSSKRDYNMEPEYIRNTRTYRYYTSLILTSKGVSMEMDQVLTIYTSIDLSGNKLHGQIPDSIGLLKELRNLNMSINSFTGHIPYSLANLKNLESLDLSQNKISGEIPTELGALSSLEWINVSHNQLVGSIPQGTQFQRQNCSSYEGNPGLNGHSLKDVCGDIKATTPPQPELLKRKEEEEEKPLSWIAVCLGIALGVVFGLAMGYIVASYKNQWFMKTFGPKQARGHQIMLQPVFKK; from the exons TTCTAAACACTTTTATTTCTGCTACACAACACTTGTGTAATCAAGACCAAAAAGATGCTCTTCTTGAGTTCAAGAAGGAGTTTGGGATTCAGAAGcctacttttgtttattttgacgTCTCCTCTTATCCAAAGACAACATCATGGGTGAATAATAGTGATTGTTGTTCGTGGGATGGTATCACGTGTGATGCTATGTCAGGCAATGTTGTCGGACTAAACCTTAGTTCCAGCTGTCTCCATGGCCAACTTGAATCCACCAGTAGTCTTTTCAGACTACTTCATCTCCGTGACTTGAACCTGGCTTACAACAATTTCACTGGTTCGCCAATCCCACCTGGTTTTGATAAACTAATGGAGTTAGAAAGACTTAACCTCGCCCGTTCATCATTTTCAGGCCCAACTCCAACCAAGCTTCTTCAGCTAACCAAGTTGGTGTCTCTCAATCTTTCTTATTCATCTTTTGCTATTGATGAATCTTTTCTTCGTCTACTTGCTCAAAACTTGAGTAACCTTAGAGAACTGGATATGAGCTTCTCGAACATTTCCTCAAAAATTCCACATGAGTTTTCAAAC ATGTCGTCTCTAAGATTGCTACATCTTGTCGAGTGCAACCTACTTGAGGAGTTCCCAAGCAGTATCTTTCTGATCCCCAAGTTAGAGTCCATTGCCTTAGACTACAATCTAAATCTAAGAGGCAACCTTCCcatttttcaagaaaataactCTTTGTTAGAGATAAGCCTTTACAACACAGCCTTTTCAGGTACCATACCTGACTCCATTGGCAGCCTCAAACATTTGGTTTCTTTGACCCTTTCCTATTCTAAGTTCTCAGGAAAGATTCCTTTTTCACTTGGGAACCTTTCTCATCTCACTAATCTTGATCTTTCTTCAAATGGTTTTGTTGGTGAAGTCCCATCTTCTATTGGCAATCTAAAACAAATGACATATTTTAATGTTGAGAGAAACAAGCTTAGTGGAGACTTGACAAGTACAATACTCAATTTTACCCAACTACGTTCACTCGCTCTCTCTTCCAATCAGTTCACTGGTTCTTTCCCACCAAACATTAGCCAACTctccaaattaatttattttggtgtGTGTGAGAATTATTTCACGGGAGCCACCCTTCCTTCCCTAGTCAAGATACCTTCATTGACTCACATCTATTTGGATTATAGCCAACACCAAGACCTCGTTGGGGTTGAGAATATCTCTATGTTAcctaatatacaatatattaagaTTATTAACCGTATCGATTACAATAAAGTCAGTCCAGTTGACTTAAACATCTTCTTGCCTCTGAAGCAGTTAATATTGTTGGCACTCTTGGGAGTCCCCGTCTCAACAGCAAACATCACTTCTGATTCAGATCTTACATCACAAATGGAAGAGTTGTATTTACCAGGCTGCAACATCACTGAGTTCCCCGAGTTCATAAAATACCGAAGGAATGTAGCGTCTATAGACCtttcaaacaacaaaatcaaaggtcAAGTACCAGAGTGGTTGTGGAGACTTCCAAAGTTGTCCGATGTGAATCTTTCTAACAACTCTCTCAGCGGTTACAATGGATCATTCAAAGGTTATCATGGGAGTCAAATCCTTAGTGTGGATCTAAGGTCAAATTATTTTCAAGGACCAGTCTTCATCCCGTCTAAGTCTATTCTATATTTTCTTGGTTCGAAGAATAACTTCACGGGAGAGATACCTCGATCGTTATGTGAACTACGCTCTTTGTACGTCCTCGATCTATCAGACAATAACCTCCACGGGTCAGTTCCTTGGTGTTTAGAGACTCAGATGAGTTATCTTTTTGATCTAAATCTTCGTAACAATATGCTCAGCGGACATCTTCCTGAAATCTTTATGAACGCCAAGAACTTAGGGTCACTTGATGTCAGCTACAACCGAATAGAAGGAAAACTACCAGCTTCTCTTATTGGTTGTTCTGCTTTGGAAGTTCTAAATGTGGGAAGAAACAGAATCAACGACATGTTTCCTTTCCATTTGAATTCTTTGCAAAAGCTTCAAGTTCTTGTCCTCAACTCTAACAAGTTTCACGGTACGTTACATAACGCTGATGGGGTTTTCTTTGGATTTCCTGACTTGAAAATCATTGATGTGTCACATAATGACTTCATCGGTACCTTGCCTTCCGACTTCTTCGTAAACTGGACTGTGATGTCCTCCAAGAGAGATTATAATATGGAACCAGAGTACATTAGGAATACTCGTACATACCGTTACTACACTTCACTTATCTTGACGAGTAAAGGAGTGTCAATGGAGATGGATCAAGTCCTTACAATCTACACGTCCATTGATTTATCAGGAAATAAACTCCATGGCCAAATTCCTGACTCTATTGGTCTGTTGAAGGAGCTTCGTAATCTCAACATGTCTATCAATTCATTCACGGGCCACATCCCATATTCTTTGGCAAACCTGAAAAATCTCGAGTCGCTAGACCTGTCACAAAACAAGATCTCTGGTGAGATTCCTACTGAGCTTGGggctctctcttctcttgagTGGATAAACGTTTCACATAACCAGCTTGTAGGTTCCATACCACAAGGCACACAGTTTCAACGACAAAACTGCTCATCATACGAGGGAAACCCCGGACTTAATGGTCACTCCCTTAAGGATGTTTGTGGAGATATTAAAGCGACTACACCACCACAACCCGAACTgctaaagagaaaagaagaagaagaagaaaaaccatTGAGTTGGATAGCTGTATGTTTAGGCATTGCACTTGGAGTTGTATTTGGATTAGCGATGGGATACATAGTGGCTTCATACAAGAATCAGTGGTTTATGAAGACTTTTGGGCCCAAGCAAGCAAGAGGGCACCAGATCATGCTCCAACCGGTGTTTAAGAAATGA
- the LOC104700716 gene encoding uncharacterized protein LOC104700716 isoform X3, whose translation MDPAARNLYRATSPEYMEDGTPKVTIPSHVLLQETFDLLEISTIPVWVTLKNIPHRLYSIPGISHIASGLGAPMATYKPRLDPSLMGEAKILVEVELSKAFPPRIAAADKRGNISMVNVEYAWIPAVCGDCGQLGHKASRCLHPHLPNEKITQLVSKDVTAPTIVSISSLCALVSPITLPSEPPVAPITTTTKIQLDTALAVDASQIQVIEESTEVADCHTIVEAGIVTEAVYSVETVTEIAGSHEHALSEREVRHVMTNNRFNHLGSSFSDGESLESDGDSIESDDSDTESRILDQMTPAGQ comes from the exons ATGGATCCGGCAGCAAGAAATCTTTACAGAGCTACCTCACCGGAGTATATGGAAGACGGTACTCCAAAAGTAACAATTCCGAGTCATGTCTTGTTGCAAG AAACATTTGATCTCCTAGAGATATCAACTATTCCTGTCTGGGTAACACTCAAAAATATACCACACAGGTTGTACTCAATTCCAGGAATTAGTCATATTGCATCAGGTTTAGGTGCTCCTATGGCTACGTATAAACCAAGACTTGACCCTTCCTTAATGGGGGAGGCCAAGATATTGGTGGAAGTGGAGCTGAGTAAAGCTTTCCCTCCTAGGATTGCTGCAGCTGACAAAAGGGGTAACATTTCTATGGTGAATGTTGAGTATGCTTGGATCCCAGCGGTTTGTGGAGATTGTGGACAGTTAGGGCATAAGGCCTCCCGCTGTTTGCACCCCCATCTGCCGAATGAAAAAATTACTCAGCTGGTTTCAAAAGATGTCACCGCTCCTACTATTGTAAGTATTTCTAGTCTCTGTGCTTTGGTATCACCAATCACTCTTCCATCTGAGCCTCCAGTTGCTCCTATTACCACAACCACAAAAATCCAACTCGATACAGCTCTAGCAGTTGATGCTAGCCAAATCCAAGTCATAGAGGAAAGCACCGAGGTGGCAGATTGTCATACAATTGTTGAAGCTGGAATTGTAACTGAGGCTGTTTACTCAGTTGAAACAGTTACTGAAATAGCAGGCTCACATGAACATGCTCTTAGTGAACGTGAGGTAAGACATGTCATGACTAACAACAGGTTTAACCATTTGGGGTCTTCGTTTTCAGATGGAGAGTCACTTGAGTCAGATGGAGATTCAATTGAGTCCGATGATTCCGACACTGAGTCGAGAATATTGGATCAAATGACTCCGGCTGGACAATGA
- the LOC104700714 gene encoding mediator of RNA polymerase II transcription subunit 20a produces the protein MPVKWVLHWQPNQGSTVSSQILNEATQCVESINGVKEGRWKATLNYYKPLLRDQTNQAEFPRDFLGISLADQPNKYYFIIRSQRIVLEADSSIQLIMERLQSYKSKVALYFEGFQYQLGDFRLRVGKVVPTHSENVRGIVMEVEYLPISSMEKSRKVMEEFLEIWHEALSKRSLPGKFVNIDLNFGEFGLGDNYTPQHTAVRYALVMAHMIATVQAVRG, from the exons ATGCCTGTCAAATG GGTTTTACACTGGCAACCAAATCAAGGTTCAACAGTAAGCAGCCAAATCCTAAACGAAGCTACACAATGCGTAGAGAGCATCAATGGTGTCAAAGAAGGAAGATGGAAAGCTACTCTCAACTATTACAAACCCTTGTTACGAGACCAGACTAATCAAGCCGAGTTCCCTCGTGATTTCTTAGGGATCTCACTCGCTGATCAGCCCAACAAGTACTACTTCATCATCAGGTCTCAGAGGATTGTGCTTGAAGCTGATTCGTCGATTCAATTGATCATGGAGAGGCTTCAGTCTTATAAATCCAAAGTTGCCCTTTACTTTGAAGGGTTTCAGTATCAGCTTGGTGATTTTAGATTGAGAGTTGGTAAAGTTGTTCCTACTCATTCTGAGAATGTTAGAGGAATCGTCATGGAG GTGGAGTATCTTCCTATATCATCAATGGAAAAGTCAAGAAAAGTGATGGAGGAGTTCTTGGAGATATGGCATGAAGCTCTGTCTAAAAGGTCGTTGCCTGGTAAGTTTGTGAACATAGATCTCAACTTTGGGGAGTTTGGACTTGGAGACAATTACACTCCACAGCACACCGCTGTTCGATATGCTCTCGTGATGGCTCACATGATTGCTACGGTTCAAGCTGTGAGAGGCTAA
- the LOC104700717 gene encoding alpha carbonic anhydrase 2-like isoform X2, with amino-acid sequence MDKSSIRCFFFIILTILGTIVSCSSAAKNDREVEDESEFSYEHNKENGPKNWGKLKPEWNMCGKGEMQSPIDLTNKRVKLVSHLGKLSRNYKPSNATLKNRGHDMMLKFGEEGAGSFKINGTEYKLLQLHWHSPSEHTVNGKRFALELHMVHESKNGSMAVVTVLYKIGRPNSFLKLLEQKLVAITDQHDAERNVVMIDPNKIKTESRNYYRYIGSLTTPPCTQNITWTILKKIRTVSKSQVNLLRVAVHDDSNSNARPVQPTNKRVIHLYRPKSS; translated from the exons ATGGATAAATCTTCAATAAGGTGCTTCTTCTTTATAATTCTCACCATCCTCGGCACCATTGTTTCGTGTTCAAGTGCTGCGAAAAATGATAGAGAAGTTG AGGATGAAAGCGAATTCAGCTACGAGCATAACAAAGAGAACGGGCCAAAGAACTGGGGAAAACTGAAACCAGAATGGAATATGTGCGGCAAAGGAGAGATGCAATCTCCAATTGATCTTACGAACAAAAGAGTTAAACTTGTTTCTCATCTTGGAAAGCTTAGTAGAAACTACAAACCTTCTAATGCCACTCTCAAAAATAGAGGCCATGACATGATG cTGAAATTTGGAGAAGAAGGGGCAGGAAGTTTTAAGATCAATGGAACTGAATATAAACTCCTACAGCTTCATTGGCATTCTCCCTCTGAACATACTGTCAATGGAAAAAG GTTTGCTTTAGAGCTGCACATGGTTCACGAAAGCAAGAACGGAAGTATGGCTGTAGTCACAGTTCTGTACAAAATCGGAAGACCAAACTCCTTTCTCAAATTG ttggAACAAAAATTGGTGGCCATTACAGATCAACATGATGCCGAGAGAAATGTAGTAATGATCGATCCAAATAAAATTAAGACTGAGAGCAGGAACTATTATAGATATATTGGATCACTTACCACTCCTCCTTGTACGCAAAATATTACATGGACCATCTTGAAAAAG ATACGAACTGTGTCGAAAAGCCAAGTGAATTTACTCCGAGTAGCTGTTCATGAT GATTCGAATTCAAATGCGAGGCCGGTTCAACCTACAAATAAGCGTGTGATACACTTATACAGGCCAAAATCTTCATga